Proteins found in one Fulvitalea axinellae genomic segment:
- a CDS encoding DUF6493 family protein produces MSTVLHADLSHFIEQGMFDQTIELFKTLGDKQRTGLRSLVKKLVKYYSEYEQEEGTNRWSSRGTPEQWRVLHIASLFCFSKRDIKRMRTWGYKIQDVERLLDFYVPEGFGEILNEDAQDEQLRYGITYPWMLSLRDRGILDPIPEMIVRTLLKLPEPEGLRLYQNGYDMDNLREYPEILGGHIWLLFHYPSNINFHRCRTEKGEDETWVDIFLHLVERKDIDRGRLLSECLSALNQGFNKLLSGWMVDLFESLNPTKEELLEMQADINATFSCGQSKALSRLLRLYKGICAEDDFDRDGFLDNCPLLLGSETQTVINGTLAVLEGLAKRHPDRALEICGIVADLFANKKATIQVKVAKLIAKHSPAEVDEELKGTLEPFAQEICGDARNILSAYFSEEIEALPEEGNGVLPSSLSDENRIEYPDDIDSFVFFLSQAFDNHTPYHVDVFMESLLRFYPLLKAKDLPALGPALQRAHKVGGDFVNSRIGYCDKFMAYSFIDYTKMLCERFADDANALERINKKNDDPNDKEKGGWRFTLEYLKFSQEHPYLKIYRKRMLEMLTFVREETYLPLLSSPTHKPSWLEPAVLIDRIKLWQKAGKDIGQMDLETAMARTYPERSEALVERAGKELEGQASRLLAYLFSPEEKDGDIVKKGGAWSTVTITRSEPEIRAYEFGVEVRRYNTWNAQTKTHEMKPYEYKILKLAGVKHGYDGKKTNLPFKEKSSDVFYSALGLSRGDLYTLEADTERYLTLAPNRREELMATLVIALFRYSDLTGEASESRIAQRIADQMLTYANEPIKGADLLFLAGIMTCPDKTLRAMAVAIWERAVYYELIDDGAFGQVLGAFYAAEFIPLKRFTDLLSSSMLHLSAEKNIALGNTLRVMLANLEDKPVKGLKALLEIYREFPRKEADEVLNEKFAVWNKTASLRKVLKALTEQEPVQI; encoded by the coding sequence ATGAGCACCGTTTTACACGCTGATCTGAGCCATTTTATAGAGCAGGGAATGTTTGACCAAACTATTGAACTGTTCAAAACCCTTGGTGATAAACAGCGAACCGGCTTAAGAAGCTTGGTGAAAAAATTAGTCAAGTATTATTCGGAGTACGAACAAGAAGAAGGCACCAACAGGTGGAGCTCCCGCGGTACGCCAGAGCAATGGCGGGTTTTGCACATCGCTTCCCTTTTTTGCTTTTCCAAGCGGGATATCAAGCGGATGCGGACATGGGGATATAAGATTCAGGATGTAGAAAGATTATTGGACTTTTACGTGCCCGAAGGTTTCGGTGAAATACTGAACGAGGATGCCCAAGATGAGCAGTTGCGCTATGGTATTACCTACCCGTGGATGTTGAGTTTGCGTGATCGTGGCATATTGGATCCAATTCCGGAAATGATTGTGAGGACTTTGCTAAAGCTTCCCGAGCCCGAAGGCTTGCGCCTATACCAAAACGGATATGATATGGACAACCTTCGTGAATATCCCGAGATTTTGGGCGGGCATATTTGGCTTTTGTTCCATTATCCTTCGAATATAAATTTTCATAGATGCCGAACCGAAAAGGGAGAAGACGAGACATGGGTGGATATTTTTCTTCATCTCGTCGAGCGGAAAGATATAGACCGTGGAAGATTGTTGAGTGAATGCCTGTCCGCGTTGAATCAAGGATTTAACAAGTTACTCAGCGGCTGGATGGTTGATCTGTTTGAATCGCTAAATCCTACGAAAGAAGAACTGCTGGAAATGCAAGCCGATATTAACGCGACCTTTTCTTGTGGCCAGAGTAAGGCTTTAAGCCGTTTGTTGCGTTTATATAAAGGAATTTGCGCTGAGGACGATTTCGATCGGGATGGTTTTTTGGATAATTGTCCGCTATTGCTGGGAAGCGAGACGCAAACCGTAATTAACGGGACTTTGGCTGTTTTGGAGGGTCTGGCGAAGCGTCATCCTGACCGTGCGCTAGAGATTTGTGGCATAGTGGCGGATTTATTCGCAAATAAGAAAGCGACGATTCAGGTCAAAGTGGCGAAGTTGATTGCCAAACATTCGCCTGCGGAAGTGGACGAGGAATTGAAAGGGACGTTGGAGCCTTTCGCCCAAGAAATCTGTGGCGATGCCCGGAATATACTGTCAGCTTATTTTTCAGAGGAAATAGAGGCTTTACCCGAAGAAGGGAATGGCGTTTTGCCATCGTCGCTATCCGATGAAAACCGAATAGAATATCCGGACGATATCGATTCGTTCGTCTTTTTCCTGAGCCAAGCTTTCGATAACCATACGCCGTATCACGTCGATGTGTTTATGGAGTCTTTGCTTCGTTTTTATCCGCTTTTGAAAGCGAAAGACTTGCCCGCTTTGGGCCCGGCGCTGCAACGGGCGCATAAGGTTGGCGGTGACTTTGTCAATTCCCGAATAGGCTATTGCGACAAGTTTATGGCGTATAGTTTTATCGACTATACGAAGATGCTTTGCGAGCGATTTGCGGATGACGCAAACGCTTTGGAACGTATCAACAAGAAGAATGACGATCCGAATGATAAAGAAAAAGGCGGTTGGCGTTTTACTTTGGAGTATTTGAAGTTCTCACAAGAACATCCGTACCTGAAGATTTACCGCAAGCGGATGTTGGAAATGTTGACGTTTGTGCGTGAGGAGACCTATCTTCCGCTTTTGTCTTCGCCCACGCACAAACCTTCTTGGCTTGAGCCGGCGGTATTGATCGACCGGATAAAGCTTTGGCAAAAAGCCGGAAAGGACATCGGGCAAATGGACTTGGAAACGGCCATGGCACGAACGTATCCGGAAAGATCGGAGGCGTTGGTGGAAAGAGCGGGAAAGGAGCTAGAAGGTCAGGCGAGCAGACTTTTGGCCTACCTTTTTTCTCCCGAAGAAAAAGACGGCGATATCGTAAAGAAAGGGGGCGCTTGGTCTACGGTTACGATAACGAGATCCGAGCCGGAAATCAGGGCTTATGAATTTGGAGTGGAAGTGAGGCGCTATAATACGTGGAATGCGCAGACGAAAACACATGAAATGAAGCCGTATGAATACAAAATCCTGAAATTGGCTGGCGTAAAGCACGGTTATGACGGGAAGAAAACGAACCTCCCGTTCAAGGAAAAAAGTAGCGATGTTTTTTATAGCGCTTTGGGTTTGAGCAGGGGTGACTTGTACACTTTGGAAGCCGACACCGAACGTTATTTGACCTTGGCGCCAAACCGGCGGGAAGAGTTGATGGCCACGCTTGTTATTGCTTTATTCCGTTATTCCGATTTAACCGGTGAGGCTAGTGAGTCCCGAATTGCGCAACGCATCGCTGACCAAATGTTGACTTACGCTAACGAACCTATCAAAGGAGCCGATCTTCTGTTTTTAGCGGGTATCATGACATGTCCTGACAAAACGTTGAGAGCAATGGCTGTCGCTATTTGGGAAAGAGCTGTTTATTATGAGCTGATTGATGACGGGGCCTTTGGTCAAGTCTTGGGGGCATTTTACGCCGCTGAGTTTATCCCTTTGAAGCGGTTCACGGATTTGCTGTCGTCATCGATGTTGCACCTGTCGGCGGAGAAAAATATCGCCTTGGGAAATACTTTGAGGGTTATGTTGGCCAATTTGGAAGATAAGCCAGTAAAAGGGCTGAAAGCTTTGTTGGAGATTTATCGGGAATTTCCAAGGAAAGAGGCGGATGAAGTTTTAAATGAGAAATTTGCCGTATGGAATAAAACGGCATCATTGCGTAAAGTTCTGAAAGCCTTAACGGAGCAAGAGCCTGTTCAAATTTAA
- a CDS encoding alpha/beta fold hydrolase, translated as MMIPKNFILSAIFIFAMSNGFAQNLIPFDWKLTFNDGLNKEKSMPFSMLLSWERQGLYYQKPSGVLQTSFFVPKQNPTDFNLEITLLASVDSVEINGHYIGGGFNTGFVWSISPVYKSKKFKVPSKYLKFNKENSIKIKCSNYSYTGGKNHNAVKLYRNVQPDSRIAISYKPENHVFENPANISLNINIKPKSRGQIDLLIKNDFHKTVVKRKIKTVKGKQSYELDLSSEKLKPGFYTVTAILKNDGYLGASSFFCVAPTKIEIAKNEPKGYFKYWQNAIEELKTVKPNFEIEKREDLCSENRNGYIVKMKSVGNVDIYGYYFVPKKKGSYPTILHLPGYGYGFEHLNGFLQSKNEIVELALCVRGHGLSKESFKTDFPVPGFFGHGICDIDKTAYRQIFMDCLRAVDFLGSRQEVDQSKIGVMGSSQGGGLALMTAGLLPDRISACAYGDPFPTDMRNHIQVRTLIKDEVRSFLDYYGNSCDFEAGLRTLDFLDTKHFAKRIKASTLYIAGLVDDDCPPRLGFSAFNEINSKKEYVVFPNDSHIGESNWSTEMMNFFKKEFKFQTTEKQ; from the coding sequence ATGATGATTCCAAAAAACTTTATACTCTCCGCCATTTTCATTTTTGCCATGAGCAATGGATTTGCTCAAAACCTTATTCCCTTTGACTGGAAACTTACTTTTAACGACGGCTTAAATAAAGAAAAATCGATGCCGTTCAGTATGTTATTGTCATGGGAAAGGCAAGGTCTATATTATCAAAAGCCCTCTGGGGTTCTGCAAACCAGCTTTTTCGTTCCCAAACAAAATCCTACGGATTTTAACCTCGAAATAACCCTTCTCGCTAGTGTTGATAGTGTGGAAATTAACGGACACTATATCGGCGGTGGTTTCAACACTGGATTTGTATGGTCGATAAGTCCAGTATATAAGTCGAAAAAGTTTAAAGTGCCGAGTAAATATTTGAAATTCAATAAAGAAAACAGCATTAAGATTAAATGTTCCAACTATTCATATACAGGAGGAAAAAATCATAACGCTGTCAAACTTTACCGAAACGTTCAGCCGGATTCAAGAATCGCAATTTCCTACAAACCCGAAAATCATGTTTTTGAAAATCCCGCCAACATTTCTTTAAACATTAACATTAAGCCCAAATCAAGGGGCCAAATCGATCTCCTGATTAAAAATGATTTCCACAAAACTGTCGTAAAAAGAAAAATCAAAACCGTAAAAGGGAAACAGTCATACGAATTGGACCTAAGTTCCGAAAAACTCAAACCCGGATTTTATACCGTTACCGCCATTCTGAAAAACGACGGATATTTAGGTGCCAGCAGTTTTTTCTGTGTAGCCCCTACCAAAATCGAAATAGCTAAAAATGAACCTAAAGGGTATTTCAAATATTGGCAAAACGCTATTGAGGAGCTGAAAACGGTAAAGCCAAATTTTGAAATCGAAAAGCGGGAGGATCTATGTTCGGAAAACAGAAATGGATATATCGTAAAAATGAAATCAGTTGGAAATGTGGATATTTACGGCTACTATTTCGTTCCCAAAAAGAAAGGGTCCTACCCTACTATTTTGCACCTGCCTGGCTACGGTTACGGTTTTGAACATTTGAATGGCTTCTTACAGAGTAAAAACGAAATTGTAGAATTGGCACTATGCGTAAGAGGGCACGGGCTGAGTAAAGAATCGTTTAAAACGGATTTTCCAGTTCCGGGTTTCTTCGGACACGGTATCTGCGATATTGACAAAACCGCCTATCGCCAAATATTTATGGATTGTTTGCGCGCTGTGGATTTCTTGGGTTCCCGTCAGGAAGTGGATCAATCCAAAATCGGCGTGATGGGCAGTAGCCAAGGCGGTGGGCTTGCTTTAATGACAGCCGGTTTGCTTCCCGACAGGATAAGCGCTTGCGCATATGGCGATCCGTTCCCTACCGATATGAGAAACCATATTCAGGTCCGCACCCTCATCAAAGACGAAGTGCGTAGTTTCCTTGATTATTATGGCAATAGCTGTGATTTTGAGGCAGGATTGAGAACACTTGACTTTCTTGATACTAAGCATTTTGCAAAACGTATAAAAGCTAGCACACTCTACATAGCCGGACTGGTTGATGATGACTGCCCACCGAGGTTGGGGTTCTCAGCTTTTAACGAAATTAACTCCAAAAAAGAATACGTGGTATTCCCCAACGACAGCCACATCGGCGAATCGAATTGGTCAACGGAAATGATGAATTTCTTCAAAAAGGAATTTAAATTCCAAACGACTGAGAAACAGTAG
- a CDS encoding helix-turn-helix domain-containing protein, producing the protein MDLILNAFPLFGLIISLLLIVTIYTSKSSPPLNSWAKTVLIIILLMNIHYLIDTFLFYNGYLEPFMGLSYLHSHLIGPLFLLYTYLISSSRIKIKNWIIGLSAYSVLKFFIAYKIGLHIVESEHNPDGSEIIHYLTHQFPIMADYVITVALNITCLTLAYLKIKSLTKSIHLNGVEKLNYNWLQKTTLFLIALYSLLLISAINNDLFFSIYKLEGFLITVSILVLVFYSFRFPIFAVCEQPNFSPETPEPKPKYENSTLTKNKAELLWETINKLMLNETPYHDPDYRINNLALAVGESIHWVSQVINEKSGMNYSDYVNSFRVKDAKRLLDSNETKRMTILAIAFQVGFNSKTTFYNAFKKQTGMTPSQYLKQRKS; encoded by the coding sequence ATGGACTTAATACTAAACGCATTCCCCCTTTTCGGCCTAATCATTAGTCTGCTTTTAATTGTCACTATCTACACAAGTAAAAGCAGTCCGCCCCTGAACTCATGGGCGAAAACAGTTCTAATAATCATCTTGCTGATGAATATTCATTACCTAATCGACACATTCCTTTTTTACAACGGATACCTTGAGCCATTTATGGGCCTCTCATACTTACATTCTCACCTTATCGGTCCACTTTTCCTGTTATACACATATTTGATTTCTTCATCCAGGATAAAAATCAAAAATTGGATTATAGGACTATCAGCATATTCAGTCTTAAAATTTTTCATCGCCTATAAAATAGGCTTACATATTGTTGAAAGCGAGCATAATCCAGACGGAAGCGAAATCATACATTACTTAACACACCAATTCCCTATCATGGCAGACTATGTCATAACTGTAGCTCTAAATATCACTTGCTTAACCCTAGCCTATCTGAAAATCAAAAGTCTCACAAAGAGCATACATCTTAATGGAGTTGAAAAGCTAAATTACAACTGGCTCCAAAAAACCACATTGTTTCTTATCGCCCTTTACTCACTACTACTCATTAGCGCAATAAACAATGATCTGTTTTTTTCCATCTATAAACTTGAAGGTTTTCTGATAACCGTTTCTATTCTTGTGTTGGTTTTCTATTCTTTTCGTTTTCCAATTTTTGCCGTTTGCGAGCAACCTAATTTTTCACCCGAAACGCCGGAACCCAAACCTAAATACGAAAACTCAACTCTCACAAAAAACAAGGCCGAACTTCTTTGGGAAACGATAAATAAACTGATGCTAAACGAAACCCCTTACCACGATCCCGATTACAGGATCAATAATCTAGCCCTAGCCGTCGGAGAATCTATTCACTGGGTATCGCAAGTGATCAACGAAAAATCAGGAATGAACTACTCCGATTATGTAAACTCCTTCAGAGTCAAAGACGCTAAACGCCTACTAGATTCCAATGAGACAAAAAGGATGACGATACTTGCCATCGCTTTCCAAGTTGGCTTTAACAGCAAAACCACTTTTTATAATGCGTTTAAAAAGCAAACAGGAATGACCCCGAGCCAATACCTGAAACAGCGTAAATCGTAA
- a CDS encoding BamA/TamA family outer membrane protein encodes MKNRLIVFALVLVAKCSAIQFANAQATKDNPGEEESGIQRVKRRMSKVDSLFYHNGEVASYSILPIISNDNVKGLEFGVLPMFFFHTTKGNNKTSRPILLAPSLAISTKGYVSADLLVDIPYRKWHIVSGLGYEKFVDRYFYRKQEVEGVFVKYNTRRMEAFLDITRQTGRDLEFGLHTEYMNVKNRTFQDQSSGGFEKWMGSSKALGLGPVIVWDTRDHFNVPTKGMYAIVRSNFYEDDLGSDFTFQRYSVDIRRYASYWSKGVFATQFVIESVNGDVPYYQLPTIAGPNKLRGLDNPNRYINKQAIFSQVEYRHDFGKRYGGVVFAGLGNSSDKFDKSLFRKMKVAYGAGVRYRVLDKERMNLRLDYGMGSDNKSVVFIGVSESF; translated from the coding sequence ATGAAGAACAGACTGATAGTGTTTGCGCTGGTATTGGTGGCAAAATGTAGTGCGATACAATTTGCCAATGCGCAAGCAACGAAAGATAATCCAGGGGAAGAGGAGTCAGGTATACAAAGAGTGAAGAGGAGGATGTCAAAGGTCGATTCTCTTTTCTACCATAATGGGGAGGTGGCTTCTTACAGTATTTTGCCGATCATAAGTAATGATAATGTGAAAGGTCTTGAATTTGGTGTGTTGCCTATGTTCTTTTTTCATACAACTAAAGGCAATAACAAAACCTCTCGTCCCATCTTATTAGCACCAAGTTTAGCCATCTCTACAAAGGGGTATGTTAGTGCGGATCTTTTGGTCGATATTCCGTATAGAAAATGGCATATAGTCTCGGGTTTGGGATATGAGAAGTTTGTTGATCGTTACTTTTATCGAAAACAGGAAGTGGAGGGTGTCTTTGTAAAATACAATACTCGTCGTATGGAGGCATTTCTGGATATAACTCGTCAAACTGGCAGGGATCTGGAGTTCGGCTTACATACGGAGTATATGAATGTTAAGAACAGGACCTTTCAGGACCAAAGTTCAGGTGGGTTTGAAAAATGGATGGGAAGTAGCAAAGCTTTGGGCTTGGGTCCAGTAATAGTCTGGGACACAAGGGATCATTTCAACGTACCGACCAAAGGTATGTATGCGATAGTGAGGTCAAATTTTTACGAGGATGATTTGGGTTCCGATTTTACCTTTCAAAGGTATTCGGTTGATATTAGGCGTTACGCATCGTATTGGTCAAAAGGTGTATTTGCCACTCAATTTGTGATAGAGTCAGTTAATGGGGATGTTCCTTATTATCAGTTGCCAACCATAGCAGGGCCGAATAAGCTTCGGGGTTTGGATAACCCCAATCGCTACATCAATAAACAGGCAATTTTCTCGCAGGTTGAATATAGGCATGATTTCGGGAAGCGTTACGGAGGCGTAGTGTTTGCCGGCTTGGGAAATTCATCTGATAAATTTGACAAGAGCTTGTTCAGAAAAATGAAAGTGGCCTATGGAGCGGGGGTGCGTTATAGGGTTCTAGATAAGGAGCGTATGAACCTTAGGCTTGATTATGGAATGGGTTCGGATAATAAAAGCGTGGTGTTTATAGGGGTTTCGGAGTCTTTTTAA
- a CDS encoding alpha/beta hydrolase → MVKKIIIGFSLLIVVALLAVFAVFYKSDLTREDLSEYVSVTSRFADLPNGASMHYRDEGNREGKVLVMIHGGFGSLQNWEGWIPYLKDDYRLISMDLLGHGLTGAYPENVYTRITERDAVHMLLQSLGVDKYTVAGNSFGGGIALEMALAYPDEVEGLILVDSEGIPNGENGYDASIFTDVKPVGPDDPAYKTLTWLETLGSKFIGPAVIREALKKMIYNHALITEPFVRWFGRVLRYRGNREAQLLMFRQGLYLVSLNPQDLLPRLPEIKCSALIMAGREDTLVPLRVEKKFKKYIKRSKLVLVDEAGHMPMIEKPKETAEVISVFMRDEIGRKDL, encoded by the coding sequence ATGGTCAAAAAGATAATAATAGGCTTTTCGTTATTGATTGTTGTGGCCTTGCTTGCCGTATTTGCTGTTTTTTATAAATCAGACCTTACAAGGGAAGACTTGTCTGAGTATGTCAGCGTAACTTCCAGATTCGCCGACTTGCCTAATGGGGCCAGTATGCATTATAGGGATGAAGGGAATAGGGAAGGTAAAGTCTTGGTAATGATTCATGGAGGGTTTGGGTCGTTGCAAAATTGGGAAGGATGGATTCCGTATTTGAAGGATGATTACCGTTTGATTTCGATGGACTTACTTGGCCATGGATTGACGGGTGCTTATCCTGAGAATGTATATACACGAATTACTGAGCGCGACGCTGTACATATGCTTTTGCAGAGTTTGGGAGTTGATAAGTATACGGTTGCGGGTAACTCATTTGGGGGAGGTATAGCGCTAGAGATGGCTTTAGCTTACCCTGATGAAGTGGAAGGATTGATTTTGGTTGATTCTGAAGGAATACCGAATGGTGAGAACGGGTACGACGCTTCTATATTTACGGATGTTAAGCCGGTTGGGCCTGATGATCCCGCATACAAGACATTAACGTGGTTGGAAACTTTGGGGAGCAAGTTTATCGGTCCTGCCGTGATACGGGAGGCTCTAAAGAAAATGATTTATAACCATGCCTTGATTACGGAACCTTTCGTAAGGTGGTTTGGCAGAGTATTGCGTTATCGGGGAAATAGGGAGGCGCAGCTTCTAATGTTTCGGCAAGGGCTTTATCTGGTGTCTCTTAATCCGCAGGATTTGTTGCCTAGATTGCCAGAGATTAAATGCTCGGCCTTGATAATGGCCGGAAGGGAAGATACTTTGGTGCCTCTACGTGTTGAAAAAAAATTCAAGAAATATATCAAAAGAAGTAAACTCGTTTTGGTGGATGAAGCGGGGCATATGCCTATGATTGAAAAGCCGAAAGAGACTGCGGAAGTTATAAGTGTTTTTATGAGAGATGAAATAGGTCGTAAAGATTTGTAA
- a CDS encoding MerC domain-containing protein, which produces MSIPLKSDFIGAWASGLCLVHCTITPFLFVAQTCAASCCEVAPSWWRSIDLLFLLVSFVAVYRSVGNSSRGWMRYALWIAWVLLSLSVSNEYFGVFEVSEILAQSPAVSLIILHLYNRKYCACEAEACCAVS; this is translated from the coding sequence ATGTCCATTCCTCTCAAATCTGATTTTATAGGTGCCTGGGCAAGCGGGCTTTGCTTGGTCCACTGTACTATTACACCGTTTTTGTTTGTCGCCCAGACTTGTGCGGCTAGTTGTTGTGAGGTGGCGCCGTCATGGTGGCGATCGATAGATTTATTGTTCCTGTTAGTCTCTTTCGTAGCGGTATATCGTTCGGTGGGCAACAGTTCTAGGGGGTGGATGCGCTATGCGTTATGGATAGCTTGGGTGCTTTTGTCCTTAAGTGTCTCAAATGAGTACTTTGGGGTATTTGAGGTCTCCGAAATTTTGGCGCAATCTCCGGCTGTTAGTTTGATTATTCTACACTTGTATAACCGAAAATATTGCGCGTGCGAAGCCGAGGCTTGTTGCGCGGTATCTTAA
- the folE gene encoding GTP cyclohydrolase I FolE, with the protein MDDVQKELIGDNHVLVNKDTPLRADAFDKPDEVKVKNIQRHFERIMEELGLDLTDDSLSGTPYRVAKMYVKELFYGLRPDRRPKVSAFENKYAYDKILVEQDIVVDSVCEHHFLPIVGYAHIGYIPSGKVVGLSKINRLVDYYSHRPQVQERLCLQVLEDLQESLETESVIVIVSAKHLCVSSRGIKDKSSFTTTMEYGGVFNDSTKRDQFLKLLEAGRAQSFSV; encoded by the coding sequence ATGGATGATGTCCAAAAAGAATTAATAGGGGACAACCATGTCCTTGTCAATAAGGATACGCCTTTGCGCGCCGACGCCTTTGATAAACCTGACGAGGTTAAGGTAAAGAATATCCAACGCCACTTCGAACGGATTATGGAAGAGCTGGGCCTTGACCTAACGGACGACAGCCTTTCGGGAACTCCTTATCGGGTGGCGAAAATGTATGTCAAAGAACTGTTCTATGGCTTGCGTCCGGACCGAAGGCCAAAGGTTTCCGCTTTTGAGAACAAGTATGCTTATGACAAGATATTGGTAGAGCAAGACATTGTAGTCGATTCTGTTTGCGAACACCATTTTCTGCCGATCGTGGGTTATGCCCATATCGGTTATATTCCTTCGGGCAAGGTTGTCGGATTGTCCAAGATTAACCGTTTGGTTGATTATTATTCGCACAGACCACAAGTGCAGGAACGTTTGTGTCTTCAGGTGTTGGAAGACCTTCAGGAATCATTGGAAACCGAAAGTGTAATTGTCATCGTTAGCGCCAAACACTTGTGCGTTTCCTCAAGGGGCATTAAGGACAAAAGCAGTTTTACGACCACGATGGAATACGGGGGCGTGTTTAACGACTCGACAAAACGTGACCAGTTTCTGAAGTTGTTGGAGGCGGGGCGTGCGCAAAGTTTTTCTGTTTGA